A window of Pseudomonadota bacterium genomic DNA:
ACCGACATCATCGCGGCCAAGAATAAAGGTGATAATTTCAATAGAAATTTCAGCCTCTTCGATAAGCTCAGTGAGCACTTGATAAGCTTCAACCCCATCATCAATAACCCGGCAATGGTTGCCAGCAACCGGGAAATAAGCACCGGTCCGCACCATCAATTCCGAAACCCGGTTCAATGACGGGGTTATTTCATCGCCTGACACTGAAAAAGAATCCCGGTATTTTTCCGGTGGCCGCTCCATTTTCTCGACAATGCGTTTAATCCGCTTGCCGCCGATGAGAAAATAAAGCGGCACCCCCACATAGGGAAGCAGGCCAATGGCCAGAATCCAGGCAAGGGTTGCTCCGGGATGCCGCCGTTCAAGGAGAATGCGGGGAATCAAGACAATCGCCAGCATATAGCCGACGATTTCAAGAAAATGGGCAAAAATCCAGTGGGGAATAATCATTTACAGGACATCTCTGCACCCACAGCCGCACCATAAGCATTCGACTTTGTTTATAGATTGGCAAATTCTTGCAACTATATCAGTCAATTTTTTTTAATTCTCTCGCAAAGCCGCAAAGACCGCGAAGAGTTCAATTTGCTATATCGTCTGTCATTTTTCTTTGCGCTCTTTGCGTCTTGAGTGAGTGAAACGAACGGGCGCGAGACAAAAAAATTACGCTGAATAATTACCAGTTTTTTTATTTCTCACCAACACGGAGTCACAGAGAGCAAATGACTGGTTTCTCTATACCTCTGCGAGAGTATTATTGCTTTTTTGAAAACGCGCCCGAATATTTACTTTTCCTTTTCCTTGCTTCATGGCGTCATTAAGCTCATTGATCATAGACACCAGTTTTTGATGCTGTTGGTCAATCTCTGCTGAAACTGTCATTCCATTGGATTAATGCCACCTTAAACCTCCTTACAATTTTTGTGTTGGTTTTGCCATATAACCTGCCCAAGCTCACCTGCCCGTATGGAGCGCGGCGGAATAGCGGTCAGGCGCAGCGCCTTGTAACGTGTTTTTTACCCTAAAACTGCGTCAATTGTTTCCTTCAATTGGGCCATCTTAAAAGGCTTGCCTATGGATGCTTTAAACCCATATTGGCGGTAATTCGCCATCACCGGATCGTTTGCATATCCGCTGGAGACGATAGCCTTGGCCTCCGGGTCAATTTTCAGGATTTCCTTGATGGCCTCTTTGCCGCCCATGCCACCGGGAATGGTTAAATCCATGATGATGACATCAACGGGGTTATCACTGCCTTGATGTTCCTGGAATATTACAATTGCTTCCCTGCCGTCTTTGGCCTGTAAGACTTCATGGCCGAAACGGGAAAGCATCGCTTTGGCCAAATTCTGTATCATCTCTTCATCATCCATGACCAGTATCGTGCCTCTCGCGGTTTTTTCCGGCGCTTGCGCTTCTGCTCCTGCATCACGGGATATCTGTTCGGCGGCAGCGGGCAGATAGATGATAAAGGTCGTGCCTTCGCCTGATTTTGAGCGCACGAAAATATGGCCGTCATGCTTGTTGATGATGGAGTGGGTCACTGCCAGACCGAGGCCGCTTCCCTGCTGTTTGGTGGAAAAATAGGGGTCAAAGATTTTATCAAGATATTTTTCCGGGATGCCGCCGCCGGTATCGGCAATGGTTATTTTAATGTATTTCTCTTCCGGCAGGCTTAAGCCTGTTTCCTTTGTAATGTCCGCAATATTCTCCCCGGAAATATTGATTTCACCCCCTTCCGGCATGGCGTGCCGGGCGTTAATCACCAGATTCTGAATAACCTGGCTCATCTGCCCGGTATCAATATCCACCAGCCATAAATCTTCCGGGATAGCGTAACGGCATAGGACATTACTGCCGTGAAGGACAAAATCCGCTGAATCGGTGATAACCTGGGTGATGGAGGTGGTTTCTCTGACCGGATCGCCGCCCTTGGAGAAGGTCAGCAGCTGCTGGGTCAAATCCTTGGCCCGCAAAGAGGCCTTTTCCGCTTCTTTTAATCGTAAATGGGCTTTATTTTCTTTTTCAATATACATGTCGGCCAGGCTGATGTTGCCAAGGATGGCGGTAAGAATGTTATTGAAATCGTGGGCAATGCCGCCGGCAAGGACGCCCACCGATTCCAGCTTTTTGATTTTTAACAACTCCTCTTCCCTCTTTTTCTTGTCGGTCACATCACGGAAGACCAGCACCACGCCGAGGATTTTTCCTTGTGCCGAACTATGAATCGGGGCGGCGCTGTCGGCAATGCTTCGCTGGGTGCCGTCTCTGGCGATCAAGGCGGTATGGTTTGCCAGACCGATGATTTTGCCTATCTTCAGTACCTTTGTCACCGGGTTCTCGCCGGGAACGCCGGTTTTTTCGTTGATGATATGGAAGACTTCCGACAAAGGCCGACCGGCAGCCTCCCCCTGGCTCCAGCCGGTCAGTTCTTCCGCGATACCATTCATGAAGGTAACCCGGCCGTCGGTATCGGTGGTGATGACCCCGTCGCCGATGGAGCGCAGGGTAACAAAGAGCTTTTCCCGCTCATTTTGCAGTTGCTCCTCCGCCTGCTTGCGGTCGGTAATGTCCTCGCCAATTGAAAGTAATAGATGTTTTGATACATCATCACCATCATAGATTCCCGTCATTTGCCAGGAAACTATTTTCTCTTCGCCCGTTTTAGAAAGAATTGGATTTATGTAGGAATGTGATTTAACTCCCCAGGAATCTTTCCATACTTTATTCATTTCATCCAGCATCTCTTTTGGAAAAAATATTTTGAACCAG
This region includes:
- a CDS encoding PAS domain S-box protein, producing TDRKQAEEALKKEKVFSEKIVENAKAIIVGLDKDHIIRIFNRGAEQITGYTKEEVIGKDWFKIFFPKEMLDEMNKVWKDSWGVKSHSYINPILSKTGEEKIVSWQMTGIYDGDDVSKHLLLSIGEDITDRKQAEEQLQNEREKLFVTLRSIGDGVITTDTDGRVTFMNGIAEELTGWSQGEAAGRPLSEVFHIINEKTGVPGENPVTKVLKIGKIIGLANHTALIARDGTQRSIADSAAPIHSSAQGKILGVVLVFRDVTDKKKREEELLKIKKLESVGVLAGGIAHDFNNILTAILGNISLADMYIEKENKAHLRLKEAEKASLRAKDLTQQLLTFSKGGDPVRETTSITQVITDSADFVLHGSNVLCRYAIPEDLWLVDIDTGQMSQVIQNLVINARHAMPEGGEINISGENIADITKETGLSLPEEKYIKITIADTGGGIPEKYLDKIFDPYFSTKQQGSGLGLAVTHSIINKHDGHIFVRSKSGEGTTFIIYLPAAAEQISRDAGAEAQAPEKTARGTILVMDDEEMIQNLAKAMLSRFGHEVLQAKDGREAIVIFQEHQGSDNPVDVIIMDLTIPGGMGGKEAIKEILKIDPEAKAIVSSGYANDPVMANYRQYGFKASIGKPFKMAQLKETIDAVLG